The Hyphococcus flavus genome contains a region encoding:
- a CDS encoding YdbL family protein gives MKKRIFSSAAAAMLLAASLSPVSAASAIVERAKDDCIVGEQADGYIGVVTGKNASSELRREIADINQQRKAVYADIARRNGVTIDVAAALTAEKLLNQASRGQCIRDQSGNWREV, from the coding sequence ATGAAAAAACGAATTTTTAGTTCTGCTGCTGCGGCTATGCTGCTTGCCGCCAGTTTAAGCCCTGTCAGTGCGGCGAGTGCGATCGTTGAGCGCGCCAAGGATGACTGCATCGTGGGCGAACAGGCTGATGGCTACATCGGTGTTGTAACTGGCAAGAACGCCAGCAGCGAGCTGCGCCGCGAGATTGCTGATATCAACCAGCAGCGCAAAGCCGTTTATGCGGATATTGCCCGCCGCAATGGCGTTACCATAGATGTTGCGGCGGCTCTGACGGCGGAAAAGCTGTTGAACCAGGCAAGCCGCGGGCAGTGCATTCGCGACCAGTCTGGGAACTGGCGCGAAGTTTAA